The Amylolactobacillus amylophilus DSM 20533 = JCM 1125 genome contains a region encoding:
- a CDS encoding 50S ribosomal protein L11 methyltransferase: MIVANILTEVLLPLTEQLAEHLAATGRVIMSGIDQDQLPKLEEH, encoded by the coding sequence TTGATTGTCGCTAATATTCTGACCGAGGTGTTGCTCCCGTTAACCGAGCAGTTAGCGGAACACCTAGCAGCAACAGGTCGAGTAATCATGTCAGGCATTGATCAAGATCAGTTGCCTAAATTAGAGGAGCACTGA
- a CDS encoding 50S ribosomal protein L11 methyltransferase, with the protein MVADTDWSESWKQYYHVVHVTRNLTIVPKWLDYTPVLPDEQTIILDPGLSFGTGTHITTQLALLLIEKALRARQRVLDVGTGSGILSIAAEKLGADQVIATDHR; encoded by the coding sequence GTGGTTGCAGACACGGATTGGAGCGAGAGCTGGAAACAATATTATCACGTGGTGCACGTGACCAGAAACCTCACGATTGTACCTAAATGGCTGGACTACACGCCAGTATTGCCCGACGAGCAGACTATCATACTTGATCCGGGGCTTTCCTTTGGCACAGGGACTCATATTACCACGCAGCTGGCGCTTTTACTCATTGAAAAGGCCTTAAGAGCGCGCCAACGGGTCCTAGACGTAGGGACGGGTTCGGGCATTCTCAGTATAGCTGCTGAGAAGTTAGGTGCAGACCAAGTGATAGCGACAGACCATCGATGA